From Polynucleobacter sp. AP-Sving-400A-A2:
GATTACTGCTTGCGCTGGTACACCGCTAAAAGAAATTGAAGCCGCTCTAGCCGATAAGAATCAAGTGCTGGCATTTGAGCCACCTCACTTTGGTGAGAGTGCGACCTTTGGTGGAGCGATTGCTGCAGGCTTGGCAGGCCCAGGACGCATTAGCGCTGGTAATTTACGTGATTTTGTTCTGGGTGCTCGCATCCTAGACGGTAAGGGTCAAGATCTATCCTTTGGTGGCAAGGTGATGAAGAACGTTGCGGGATATGATGTCTCACGCTTATTACCTGGATCAATGGGGACCTTGTCGCTGTTGCTAGAAGCTTCTGTAAAAGTATTACCGCGACCAGCTGCTACAGCATCTCTTCGTTGCGATATTACCCAAGCACGTGCACTTCAACTTCTAAATGAATGGGCAGGACAGCCATTACCACTCTCAGCGAGCTGCTGGATCGGTAGTTCAATCGGTGGTGACGGTGAGCTCACCATTCGCTTAGCCGGTGCAGCTGCTGCAGTCAAAGCGGCCATTCCGATCATGGGCGCAGCTGTCAATGCAAGCGAATTAGACCCTCAAGTAGCTTCAAAATTTTGGGCTGATTTGCGCGAACAGCAACTAGTTGTTTTTTCAAGCCTCAATGGTGATGAAACTTTATATCGTCTCGCACTTCCAGCCGCCTGCGGACCACTTGCCTTTGAAAATGTGAACGGTAATATTGCTTTGGAATGGCATGGTCAGCAACGCTGGATAAAGGCGCTAGGTGATGATGCTACTTTTGCATCCATCAAAGCCTTAGCTAGCGCTCATGGCGGGCATGCAACTCGTTTTAAACAAGGAAGTAATATTGACTCAGGCGCACAACGCTTTACTCTTCTGAGTGAGCAAGCACACTCCACTGCTTTAGAGGCAGTACAAGCGCGCCTCAGAAATGCCTTTGATCCAGCAGGCATATTTGCTACTTCACGCCTTCCCTAAGTATCTTTTTTAGCGCCCTTATGCAAACTCAACTAGCCCCCCAATTTGCCAATACTCCTGAGGGTATTGAAGCTGCCAGAATTCTTGGCAAATGCGTGCACTGCGGCTTCTGCACTGCCACATGCCCCACCTATCAATTACTTGGTGATGAGCTCGATGGTCCTCGAGGTCGCATCTACCTCATCAAGCAAATGGCGGAGGGCCAAGCCCCCACTGAAAAAACACGTCTGCATTTAGATCGCTGCCTGACTTGCCGCAATTGTGAAAGCACTTGTCCAAGCGGTGTGCAATATGGCAACTTAGTCGATATTGGTCGCAAGTGGGCAGAAGAAAATACTCCCGAGCGTCCTCTTGGGCAGCGTCTCACCCGCTGGGCCTTGAAAGAGGGTTTAACCAGCCCTAAGTTATTTAATTCAGCAATGGCGATTGGCCGCTTAGTTCGTCCACTCATGCCGACTGGTATCCAGCGCAAGATTCCGGAAGCTAAAAACAAAGCGCTCAATATCAATACAGATCCCTATGCAAGGCCGCAGACCAGCCACTCACGCAAGATGCTATTGCTCGAGGGCTGCGTCCAACCTGGCATGCTGCCAAACATCAACTCAGCAACAGCACGTGTTTTAGATGCCCTCAAGATTCAGTTAATTTCCGCACCTAATGCCACTTGCTGTGGTGCATTGCGCCACCACCTAAACGATCAAGCGGGTGGCCTAGAAAATGCCAAACAAAATATTGATGCCTGGTGGCCGCAAGTTGAGCAAGGTGTTGAAGCTATTGTGATGACCGCTTCTGGTTGTGGTGTGATGGTCAAAGACTATGGTCATCTACTTTCGAATGATTCCCAGTACGCTGTTAAGGCCAAGACCATCTCCGCTCTCACTAAAGATATTTCAGAAATCTTGCCAGCACTTCAGGAAGAGCTCGTTACCCTAGTGGGTGCCGATCCAAAACCTGGCGTGGTCTATCACCCTCCCTGCACACTGCAACATGGCCAACAAATTCGCGGCAAGGTAGAGGGTCTTTTGGCCGGTATTGGCATAGGAGCGCGCCTATGTGCTGATAGCCACCTCTGCTGCGGCTCCGCTGGAACCTATTCGGTAACCCAGCCAGAACTCTCAGAACAATTACGTCATAACAAATTGACTCATCTCAATGCTGCTTGCGAAGAGTCTGGCGCACAAGTCATTGTCTCCGGAAATATTGGTTGCATCACTCATCTTCAACAAGATGACAATCCAGTAATACATTGGATTGAGATTGTTGACCAACTCATTAGTCAAAAAAACCGAATCCAATCATGAGTCAAGTCACCACTAACCTCATGATAGTAAGGCAGCGACTGGAGTTAGCGGCCTTGGCAGCTAAACGTGAGCCCGAAGACATCCAACTACTTGCTGTCAGCAAAACTTTTCCCGCTATAGCGGTTGAGGAGGCTATGCATGTTGGGCAAACTGCTTTTGGTGAAAATTATGTCCAAGAAGGCGTTGAAAAAATTCAGCAGCTTGCAAAATTGCGCCCTTGGCTAGAGTGGCATTTTATTGGCCCACTACAAAGTAATAAGACACGTGATGTTGCGGAACACTTTGACTGGGTACACAGTATTGATCGTATCAAAATTGCAGAACGCCTTTCTACTCAACGTGGAGAATTTTCTAACTTAGAACCATTGCAGGTTTGCGTTCAAATTAATGTCAGCGAAGAAGATAGCAAAAGTGGTATTTCTCTCGAAGAGGTAGACGCTC
This genomic window contains:
- the glcF gene encoding glycolate oxidase subunit GlcF; its protein translation is MQTQLAPQFANTPEGIEAARILGKCVHCGFCTATCPTYQLLGDELDGPRGRIYLIKQMAEGQAPTEKTRLHLDRCLTCRNCESTCPSGVQYGNLVDIGRKWAEENTPERPLGQRLTRWALKEGLTSPKLFNSAMAIGRLVRPLMPTGIQRKIPEAKNKALNINTDPYARPQTSHSRKMLLLEGCVQPGMLPNINSATARVLDALKIQLISAPNATCCGALRHHLNDQAGGLENAKQNIDAWWPQVEQGVEAIVMTASGCGVMVKDYGHLLSNDSQYAVKAKTISALTKDISEILPALQEELVTLVGADPKPGVVYHPPCTLQHGQQIRGKVEGLLAGIGIGARLCADSHLCCGSAGTYSVTQPELSEQLRHNKLTHLNAACEESGAQVIVSGNIGCITHLQQDDNPVIHWIEIVDQLISQKNRIQS
- a CDS encoding YggS family pyridoxal phosphate-dependent enzyme, whose protein sequence is MSQVTTNLMIVRQRLELAALAAKREPEDIQLLAVSKTFPAIAVEEAMHVGQTAFGENYVQEGVEKIQQLAKLRPWLEWHFIGPLQSNKTRDVAEHFDWVHSIDRIKIAERLSTQRGEFSNLEPLQVCVQINVSEEDSKSGISLEEVDALCDAISKLPNLVLRGLMAIPAPSDDVNQQRQSFAAVRECFVGIKAKHIGDAGYDFFDTLSMGMSDDLEAAVTEGSTMVRVGSAIFGKRDKIKT
- the glcE gene encoding glycolate oxidase subunit GlcE, with the translated sequence MSATSSATIDLFQEQILVAVKNKTPLSIEGGGTKSWYGNANSYAKLDTRTYSGILEYQPEELVITACAGTPLKEIEAALADKNQVLAFEPPHFGESATFGGAIAAGLAGPGRISAGNLRDFVLGARILDGKGQDLSFGGKVMKNVAGYDVSRLLPGSMGTLSLLLEASVKVLPRPAATASLRCDITQARALQLLNEWAGQPLPLSASCWIGSSIGGDGELTIRLAGAAAAVKAAIPIMGAAVNASELDPQVASKFWADLREQQLVVFSSLNGDETLYRLALPAACGPLAFENVNGNIALEWHGQQRWIKALGDDATFASIKALASAHGGHATRFKQGSNIDSGAQRFTLLSEQAHSTALEAVQARLRNAFDPAGIFATSRLP